One genomic window of Luteitalea pratensis includes the following:
- a CDS encoding hybrid sensor histidine kinase/response regulator, with translation MAMGIARLLHRASRAADATAGLGQHLEPRAPAGPSSLEHQRQVRTAETHLLYENADTGTAVSFVIASLLAYAHWDSIPRVVVVAWLLYMLLISAARSVLVRLYRQASRSDGEVGRWNQAFVIGTAMAALGWGAGAFVLNPASQPTNEILLVFAVGGVMLGGASLLAARPEAFLTFLLPAGFLTALRLATAGDPDHIMMAFLAALFTVATVVTSWRFHLAIESSFWLRFANRDLIEGLQRAKNEADALNRQLELRVRDRTARLTEADQRKDEFLATLAHELRNPLAPIRFALEALKVDAPAAIAARARDVIERQVGQLVRLVDDLLDVSRITANKIQLRREPLDITRLMAIAAESISPLATAAGQTLHVQPPSSPIVVDGDGARLVQVFTNVLQNAVKFTPRAGHIWFTADEQSHQAVVCIRDTGVGIASDVLPRVFDMFHQAEPILERTTGGLGIGLTLARRLVEMQDGQIGVRSPGPGHGTEVEIRLPITVEAATAVPSERPKVAADRALRVLIVEDNLDAAEMLELAVSRLGHDTWLAHDGGTAITVATQCDPDVIFLDIGLPVINGYGVARRLREMPEMNHVHIAALTGWGQDEDRRKAHEAGCDYHLTKPLSPATLEDLLATIAQRPIARPSEAGTPRTRRTDSGGALG, from the coding sequence ATGGCGATGGGTATCGCGCGCCTGCTACACCGCGCCTCGCGCGCTGCTGATGCCACGGCAGGGCTCGGTCAGCATCTCGAGCCACGCGCGCCAGCTGGTCCCTCCAGCCTCGAGCATCAACGTCAGGTACGTACGGCAGAAACTCACCTGCTGTACGAGAACGCCGACACGGGGACGGCCGTCTCCTTCGTCATCGCGTCGCTGCTCGCCTACGCGCACTGGGATTCGATTCCTCGCGTTGTGGTCGTGGCGTGGCTGCTGTACATGCTGCTGATCTCCGCGGCCAGATCGGTGCTGGTGCGCCTGTATCGGCAGGCGTCACGGAGCGACGGGGAGGTGGGTCGATGGAATCAGGCGTTCGTGATCGGGACCGCGATGGCCGCGCTCGGTTGGGGGGCCGGCGCGTTCGTACTCAACCCGGCGAGTCAGCCCACGAACGAGATCCTGCTTGTCTTCGCGGTCGGCGGTGTCATGCTCGGCGGCGCTTCGCTTCTTGCGGCACGGCCAGAGGCGTTTCTCACCTTCCTTTTGCCAGCCGGTTTTCTGACCGCGTTACGCCTGGCCACCGCGGGCGATCCCGACCACATCATGATGGCCTTCCTCGCCGCGCTGTTCACCGTGGCGACGGTGGTGACGAGCTGGCGATTCCATCTGGCGATTGAGTCCTCGTTTTGGCTCCGATTTGCCAACCGGGATCTCATCGAGGGCCTCCAGCGCGCCAAGAACGAGGCGGACGCACTCAATCGACAACTGGAGCTCAGGGTCCGCGACCGTACAGCCAGGCTGACCGAGGCGGATCAGCGCAAGGATGAATTTCTCGCGACGCTGGCGCACGAGCTCCGGAATCCCCTGGCCCCGATTCGCTTCGCCCTGGAGGCGCTGAAAGTCGATGCCCCGGCGGCGATTGCGGCCCGTGCCCGCGATGTGATCGAACGCCAGGTCGGGCAGCTCGTGCGCCTCGTCGATGATCTGCTGGATGTGTCCCGGATCACGGCAAACAAGATCCAGTTGCGTCGCGAGCCGCTCGACATCACCCGCCTGATGGCGATCGCCGCCGAATCCATCTCACCACTCGCGACCGCCGCGGGGCAGACACTGCACGTTCAGCCGCCCTCCAGCCCTATCGTCGTGGACGGTGATGGTGCGCGGCTCGTGCAGGTCTTCACCAATGTCCTGCAGAACGCGGTGAAGTTCACGCCTCGTGCCGGGCACATCTGGTTCACCGCCGACGAGCAATCCCACCAGGCTGTCGTGTGCATCCGCGACACCGGGGTCGGAATCGCCTCCGACGTCCTCCCGCGAGTGTTCGACATGTTCCATCAGGCGGAGCCGATTCTCGAACGCACGACCGGTGGCCTGGGCATCGGCCTGACACTGGCGCGGCGCTTGGTGGAGATGCAAGACGGGCAGATTGGTGTACGGAGCCCAGGGCCGGGCCACGGGACCGAGGTGGAGATTCGGCTGCCGATCACGGTGGAAGCCGCGACGGCCGTCCCGTCCGAACGGCCGAAGGTCGCCGCGGACCGCGCTCTTCGCGTGCTGATCGTGGAAGACAACCTCGATGCCGCGGAGATGCTGGAGCTTGCGGTCTCACGTCTCGGCCACGACACGTGGCTGGCCCACGATGGCGGCACCGCGATCACGGTCGCCACCCAGTGCGACCCTGACGTGATCTTCCTGGACATCGGTCTTCCGGTGATCAACGGGTATGGCGTTGCGCGACGACTGCGAGAAATGCCGGAAATGAACCACGTCCACATCGCCGCCTTGACCGGGTGGGGGCAAGACGAGGATCGTCGCAAGGCGCACGAAGCCGGATGCGATTATCACCTCACGAAGCCCCTCTCGCCGGCGACGCTGGAAGATCTGCTGGCGACGATCGCGCAACGCCCGATCGCGCGGCCCAGCGAGGCCGGCACCCCGCGTACACGGCGCACCGATTCGGGTGGCGCACTCGGCTGA
- a CDS encoding glycosyl hydrolase family 28-related protein, whose product MLTRFLVCLALSIVSSPAWPESVFTSRPDDPTAVYIDPATPAAAGDHSGVLQAALDRAADNPNGGIVFVPAGRYRVSRTLIVWRAVRVIGYGATRPVLALPDRTPGFQTGMGLMVHFTSARPPRNGQKPTQVPFPPPGLVPPTEGIADANQGTFYSSMMNIDMEIGEGNPAAVAIRFHVAQHGVLSHMDFRIGSGLAALTDIGNVGQALRFYGGRYGILTSNTSPFWPYTLIDSMFDGQREASIREHMAGLTVVRTTFRNVPVGISIDKDYSDHLWLKDARFENVTTAAIVIDKAQNPATQIGVADALCSNVPVFARYRESAQARTGPAAVYRVTRFNHGLHVRDADSTGGIETQFEAEPLRALPAPPPAAIRALPAMTDWVNVHTLGVKGDGETDDTRALQAAIDAHRVLYFPSGFYIIRDTVRLRPETVLIALHPNTTQLDLPDRTSGFEGVGAPKALLEAPQGGTNIVSGLGLFTGSTNPRATAVLWMAGKDSLLDDIQIHGFAGTFFPPAVSATVFGPERPRGSFAPGRWGAQYPSIWVTRGGGGTFHNIWSPNTYAQSGFHVSDTTTPGYVYELSAEHHLFGEIKLDRVENWEFHGPQTEEEASTSAEAVAFEITDSKNILIANYRAYRVTRSYAPFPAAVRVYTSDRIRFRNVYVNAEHGYGVCDEHGCGTILRAGKFAYDNMLEDVTRGRQVRERNVAVLDLDPALPGSQSRPDAPPSMGFAVEKLEGGFHSIGGAAVDAAGTIYFIDAHQQRIFSWSSQSRLKIVRDARLDPVNLAFDQSGNLLVLSSAGRESTVYTFRPDGPRDALTVLEPQPRQAGTAFALPATVWADGQFRNHLDLATYEYETHAQMFARAVTTAMPQAYVSPDGSLQIPASRVFTQGPDGAYPGMDETGWRWSHALDAYSLITARAGDRVYVTSGAENRTYRAVVRDDGTLGDLARFAERGGEAVVSDRDGNVYVANGQIFIFRSSGEFTGRIDIPERPIGLRFGGRDGNTLYVLTHRSLYAVRRR is encoded by the coding sequence GTGCTGACACGCTTTCTTGTTTGCCTGGCGCTGTCGATCGTCTCGTCGCCGGCCTGGCCGGAGTCGGTGTTCACCTCGCGGCCCGACGATCCGACGGCTGTCTACATCGACCCCGCGACGCCGGCAGCGGCCGGTGATCACAGCGGCGTGTTGCAAGCAGCGCTGGATCGTGCTGCCGACAACCCGAATGGCGGGATCGTCTTCGTCCCGGCGGGCCGGTACCGCGTGTCGCGCACGCTGATCGTGTGGCGGGCCGTGCGTGTCATCGGCTACGGCGCCACACGTCCGGTCCTCGCGCTACCGGATCGGACACCCGGCTTCCAGACAGGAATGGGATTGATGGTCCATTTCACGAGCGCGCGACCGCCGCGCAACGGGCAGAAGCCGACGCAGGTCCCCTTTCCGCCTCCCGGATTGGTCCCGCCAACCGAGGGCATCGCGGACGCGAACCAGGGGACGTTCTATTCGTCGATGATGAACATCGACATGGAGATCGGTGAAGGCAATCCCGCCGCCGTCGCCATCCGGTTCCACGTCGCCCAGCACGGCGTGCTGAGCCACATGGACTTCCGCATCGGCTCCGGTCTCGCCGCGCTGACCGACATCGGCAACGTCGGGCAGGCCCTGCGGTTCTATGGAGGGCGCTACGGCATCCTGACCAGCAACACCTCGCCGTTCTGGCCCTACACGCTGATCGACTCGATGTTCGACGGCCAGCGCGAGGCGTCCATTCGCGAGCACATGGCCGGGCTGACCGTGGTGCGGACGACGTTCCGCAACGTGCCGGTCGGGATCAGCATCGATAAGGATTACTCCGATCACCTCTGGCTGAAGGACGCGCGCTTCGAGAACGTCACGACAGCGGCCATCGTCATCGACAAGGCGCAGAACCCGGCCACGCAGATCGGCGTGGCCGACGCCCTCTGCTCGAACGTGCCGGTCTTCGCGCGCTACAGGGAGAGCGCCCAGGCGCGCACGGGACCGGCAGCCGTGTACCGCGTCACGCGCTTCAACCATGGCCTTCACGTGCGCGACGCGGACAGCACGGGCGGCATCGAAACGCAGTTCGAGGCGGAACCGCTACGGGCCTTGCCTGCGCCGCCTCCGGCCGCGATCCGTGCGCTGCCGGCCATGACCGACTGGGTCAACGTCCACACGCTCGGCGTCAAGGGTGATGGCGAGACCGACGACACGCGCGCCCTCCAGGCGGCCATCGATGCACATCGCGTTCTCTATTTCCCGTCCGGCTTCTACATCATCCGCGACACGGTCCGGCTGAGACCGGAAACGGTGTTGATTGCGCTGCACCCGAACACGACACAGCTCGACTTGCCGGACCGCACCAGCGGCTTCGAGGGCGTCGGCGCTCCGAAGGCGCTGCTCGAGGCACCGCAGGGCGGCACCAACATCGTCAGCGGCCTCGGGCTCTTCACCGGATCGACCAACCCGCGGGCGACGGCCGTGCTCTGGATGGCAGGCAAGGACTCGCTCCTCGACGACATCCAGATCCATGGGTTTGCCGGCACGTTCTTTCCACCTGCAGTCAGCGCGACCGTGTTCGGACCCGAACGGCCGAGGGGATCGTTCGCGCCCGGGCGATGGGGCGCGCAGTATCCGAGCATCTGGGTGACGCGCGGGGGCGGCGGAACGTTCCACAACATCTGGAGTCCGAATACGTACGCGCAGTCAGGTTTCCATGTGTCGGACACCACGACGCCGGGGTACGTCTACGAGTTGTCCGCCGAACACCACCTGTTTGGTGAGATCAAGCTGGATCGCGTCGAGAACTGGGAGTTCCACGGGCCACAGACCGAAGAGGAGGCGTCGACGAGTGCCGAGGCCGTCGCCTTCGAGATCACGGATTCCAAAAACATCCTGATCGCGAACTATCGTGCCTATCGCGTGACGCGCAGCTACGCGCCGTTCCCGGCGGCCGTGCGCGTCTACACGTCGGACCGCATTCGGTTCCGCAACGTCTACGTCAACGCCGAGCATGGCTACGGCGTGTGCGACGAGCACGGGTGCGGCACCATCCTGCGCGCCGGCAAGTTCGCCTACGACAACATGCTCGAGGACGTCACGCGCGGCCGGCAGGTGCGCGAGCGCAACGTGGCCGTGCTCGATCTGGACCCGGCCCTCCCGGGCTCGCAGTCACGACCAGACGCCCCACCATCAATGGGTTTCGCCGTCGAGAAGCTCGAAGGCGGATTCCACTCGATCGGAGGGGCAGCGGTCGACGCCGCCGGCACGATCTACTTCATCGACGCACACCAGCAGCGCATCTTCTCGTGGTCGTCGCAGAGCCGGCTGAAGATCGTCCGCGATGCGCGGCTCGACCCGGTGAACCTCGCGTTCGACCAGTCAGGCAACCTGCTGGTGCTTTCCTCGGCAGGGCGGGAGAGCACCGTGTACACGTTCCGGCCCGACGGTCCGCGTGATGCGCTCACGGTGCTGGAGCCACAGCCTCGTCAGGCGGGCACCGCCTTCGCATTGCCGGCGACGGTCTGGGCAGACGGCCAGTTCAGGAACCACCTCGACCTGGCGACGTACGAGTACGAGACACATGCGCAGATGTTCGCGCGAGCGGTGACCACGGCCATGCCGCAGGCGTACGTGTCACCGGACGGCAGCCTGCAGATTCCCGCGAGTCGCGTCTTCACGCAAGGCCCCGACGGTGCCTACCCGGGCATGGACGAGACCGGCTGGCGCTGGTCGCATGCGCTCGACGCGTACAGCCTCATCACGGCGCGCGCCGGCGATCGCGTGTACGTCACGAGCGGTGCCGAGAACCGCACCTATCGCGCCGTCGTGCGCGACGACGGCACACTGGGCGATCTCGCTCGATTCGCGGAGCGGGGCGGTGAGGCGGTCGTCAGCGACCGGGACGGCAACGTGTACGTCGCCAACGGGCAGATCTTCATCTTCCGCTCATCCGGCGAATTCACCGGGCGGATTGACATACCCGAGCGACCGATCGGGCTGCGATTCGGTGGTCGTGACGGCAACACGCTGTACGTGCTCACGCACCGATCGCTGTACGCAGTCCGGAGGCGTTGA
- a CDS encoding YdeI/OmpD-associated family protein codes for MSSSAANVVIALGLVAIGLGIGAAGIYVGDTEDAPGGVAEAPAAMTTALTTLQVTSRRQWRSWLAAHHASSPGVWIVRHKLHTGVTSMTYEDLVCEALCFGWVDSLVKRLDDDRYATKVTPRKPTSKWSESNRRRWSDLEAAGLLTAAGRAAAPTNTTYASRPVIPTLPAYIATALKANPKAWAFFRELAPTYRRNFVVWIHTAKRADTRARRLQESVALLAAGRKLGLK; via the coding sequence ATGAGTTCCTCTGCCGCGAACGTGGTCATCGCTCTCGGTCTTGTCGCGATTGGTCTGGGCATTGGCGCTGCTGGCATCTATGTCGGGGATACTGAAGACGCGCCCGGCGGCGTTGCGGAGGCACCGGCAGCAATGACGACAGCGCTCACGACCCTGCAGGTCACGAGTCGCCGACAATGGCGGTCGTGGCTCGCCGCGCACCACGCGTCCAGTCCAGGCGTCTGGATCGTCCGCCACAAGCTGCACACCGGCGTCACGTCGATGACCTATGAAGACCTCGTGTGCGAAGCGCTCTGCTTCGGGTGGGTCGACAGCCTGGTCAAGCGCCTGGACGACGATCGGTATGCGACCAAGGTCACGCCGCGCAAGCCGACGAGCAAGTGGTCAGAGAGCAACCGACGACGCTGGAGCGATCTCGAGGCCGCCGGCCTGCTCACGGCAGCCGGGCGTGCGGCAGCACCGACCAACACCACCTATGCGTCACGACCGGTCATCCCGACACTGCCGGCCTACATCGCCACGGCGCTGAAGGCGAATCCGAAAGCATGGGCGTTCTTTCGCGAGCTGGCTCCTACTTACCGGCGCAACTTCGTGGTCTGGATTCACACGGCCAAACGGGCCGACACTCGCGCTCGACGCCTGCAGGAGTCGGTGGCGCTGCTGGCAGCCGGGAGGAAGCTCGGTTTGAAGTAG
- a CDS encoding DUF3574 domain-containing protein, producing MRPLILTVGTLIFAAGFVAGDRMQAPVGAQGFSVVMECGASSTPQARTTLYFGLARPKGAVTELEWQIFLRDEVTARFPQGLTVWEAEGQWKSAAGNIDHEQSKVLLLVHPDTAAARMSVMAVIEAYRKTFEQESVLWDSARVCVAA from the coding sequence ATGCGACCGCTGATACTCACCGTGGGCACCTTGATCTTCGCCGCTGGCTTCGTCGCCGGAGACCGCATGCAGGCCCCGGTCGGGGCCCAGGGTTTCTCGGTCGTTATGGAGTGCGGCGCCTCATCGACCCCGCAGGCCCGGACGACGCTCTACTTCGGGCTGGCGCGGCCGAAGGGCGCCGTGACCGAACTCGAGTGGCAGATCTTCCTGCGCGACGAAGTGACCGCGCGGTTCCCCCAGGGGCTGACCGTGTGGGAGGCGGAGGGCCAGTGGAAGTCGGCCGCTGGCAACATCGATCACGAGCAGTCGAAGGTCCTGCTGCTTGTCCATCCCGATACGGCGGCGGCGCGGATGTCGGTGATGGCCGTCATCGAGGCGTATCGCAAGACGTTCGAGCAGGAGTCGGTCCTGTGGGACAGCGCGCGCGTGTGTGTCGCGGCGTAG